In one window of Rathayibacter caricis DSM 15933 DNA:
- a CDS encoding recombinase family protein: MGDARVSTDKQDAQAQRVALLAAGVPAERISVDAGLIGSNRERPALREALDACDTGSVRHKARPPRTVDHEYARHHGRADAQGSAG, from the coding sequence ATCGGAGACGCCCGCGTCTCTACCGACAAGCAGGACGCGCAGGCGCAGCGTGTCGCGCTACTCGCCGCGGGCGTGCCGGCGGAACGGATCTCCGTCGATGCCGGACTCATCGGATCGAACCGCGAGCGGCCCGCGCTGCGCGAGGCCCTGGATGCCTGCGACACCGGCTCTGTTCGTCACAAAGCTCGACCGCCTCGCACGGTAGATCACGAATACGCGAGACATCATGGACGAGCTGACGCGCAGGGTAGTGCGGGGTGA
- a CDS encoding NAD(P)/FAD-dependent oxidoreductase: MPTHATVFERLAPSSAAVDASLADSRRGVFWLEDAPAPRPPLVGSVRADLVIVGGGYTGLWSALRAKERDPGRRVVLLEARSIGWAASGRNGGFVESSLTHGRENGLARWPEESDRLERLGVENLDGIQETIARYGMDCGFERTGSLAVAVEEHQIAQLAEGDGVAGARFLDADGIRALVDSPTYLAGLVVPAEQCALVHPGELVRELARVAEELGVEIHEDSRVLGLETTASGVLVRTARGAVEASHAILGTSAFPSLLARTRLMTVPVYDYVLMTEPLDAGQLESIGWRGREGVNDTANQFHYYRRTADDRILWGGYDAVYHPGGRIRSRYEERPETYRALASHFLTTFPQLEGVRFSHRWAGVIDTSTRFAAFYGTALSGRVAYAAGYTGLGVGTTAFAADVVLDLLSGERTERTELEMVRSRPLPFPPEPFATAGIQATRWSLDRADHDGGRRNLLLRTLDALGLGFDS; encoded by the coding sequence ATGCCGACGCACGCCACCGTTTTCGAACGTCTCGCCCCGTCCTCCGCGGCCGTCGACGCCTCCCTCGCCGACTCCCGGCGCGGTGTCTTCTGGCTCGAGGACGCACCGGCCCCGCGGCCGCCGCTGGTCGGCTCCGTCCGCGCCGACCTCGTGATCGTGGGCGGCGGCTACACCGGCCTGTGGAGCGCCCTGCGCGCGAAGGAGCGCGACCCCGGCCGCCGCGTGGTCCTCCTCGAGGCCCGCTCGATCGGCTGGGCGGCCTCCGGACGCAACGGCGGCTTCGTCGAGTCGAGCCTCACCCACGGCCGCGAGAACGGCCTCGCCCGCTGGCCGGAGGAGAGCGACCGGCTCGAGCGCCTCGGAGTCGAGAACCTCGACGGCATCCAGGAGACGATCGCCCGCTACGGCATGGACTGCGGCTTCGAGCGCACAGGCTCGCTCGCGGTGGCCGTCGAGGAGCACCAGATCGCGCAGCTCGCCGAGGGCGACGGGGTAGCGGGCGCGCGCTTCCTCGACGCCGACGGCATCCGCGCCCTCGTCGATTCGCCCACCTACCTCGCCGGTCTCGTCGTGCCCGCCGAGCAGTGCGCGCTCGTGCACCCCGGCGAGCTGGTGCGCGAGCTCGCCCGCGTCGCCGAGGAGCTCGGCGTCGAGATCCACGAGGACAGCCGGGTGCTCGGCCTCGAAACCACCGCGTCGGGAGTGCTCGTGCGCACGGCCAGGGGAGCCGTGGAGGCGTCGCACGCGATCCTCGGCACGAGCGCCTTCCCCTCCCTCCTCGCCCGCACCCGGCTGATGACCGTGCCCGTCTACGACTACGTCCTGATGACCGAGCCGCTCGACGCCGGGCAGCTCGAGTCGATCGGCTGGCGGGGGAGGGAGGGCGTCAACGACACGGCGAACCAGTTCCACTACTACCGCCGGACCGCCGACGACCGGATCCTCTGGGGTGGCTACGACGCGGTCTACCACCCCGGTGGCCGCATCCGCTCGCGCTACGAGGAGCGGCCCGAGACCTACCGCGCGCTCGCCTCGCACTTCCTCACCACGTTCCCGCAGCTCGAGGGCGTGCGCTTCAGCCACCGCTGGGCCGGAGTGATCGACACCAGCACGCGGTTCGCCGCGTTCTACGGCACCGCGCTCTCGGGCCGCGTCGCCTACGCCGCGGGCTACACCGGGCTCGGAGTCGGCACGACGGCCTTCGCGGCGGACGTCGTCCTCGACCTGCTGTCAGGCGAGCGGACCGAGCGCACCGAGCTCGAGATGGTGCGCTCGCGCCCGCTGCCCTTCCCTCCGGAGCCCTTCGCCACCGCGGGGATCCAGGCCACCCGCTGGTCGCTCGACCGCGCCGACCACGACGGCGGGCGGCGCAATCTGCTCCTGCGCACCCTCGACGCGCTGGGCCTCGGCTTCGACTCCTGA
- a CDS encoding AI-2E family transporter has translation MRGRRTRERLREAAATAPAVVLEEPEADDVSPGMRIAAAWSWRVLAVAAILWLVVQLVSMVPVVVVPVLVALLLTALLTPLRDRLEAWRLPRGLAVLVSILTLLLAISGLVALVVVQTRAGFGGIGQRTLDAVDDVEEWIQGLGFTQVQLTDWAQSAITWADAQAATIASGALAVGSQVAEVVAGTLLTLFSLIFLLLDGRRIWSWFLRLLPLPARAPLLTGAAAGFEALTQFVRAQLGVAAINATGIGIGALALQLPLVVPIMVTVFLGSFVPFLGAIVTGALAALIALLFIGPVAALIMVGVVIVVHLLEGHVLQPLILGSAVKVHPLAVVLGVAIGLEVAGLAGALFAVPVIATVNSGVTAMRDRSAALHDRTDA, from the coding sequence ATGCGAGGACGTCGGACGCGGGAGCGCTTACGCGAAGCCGCGGCGACCGCTCCCGCCGTCGTGCTCGAGGAGCCCGAGGCCGACGACGTCTCGCCGGGCATGCGCATCGCGGCCGCATGGTCGTGGCGGGTGCTCGCGGTCGCCGCGATCCTCTGGCTCGTCGTGCAGCTGGTCTCGATGGTGCCGGTCGTGGTCGTGCCGGTGCTCGTCGCGCTGCTGCTGACCGCACTGCTGACTCCGCTGCGCGACCGGCTCGAGGCCTGGCGCCTGCCGCGCGGGCTCGCGGTGCTCGTCTCGATCCTGACCCTGCTGCTCGCGATCAGCGGCCTCGTCGCTCTCGTCGTCGTGCAGACCCGGGCCGGCTTCGGCGGCATCGGGCAGCGCACGCTCGACGCGGTCGACGACGTGGAGGAGTGGATCCAGGGCCTCGGCTTCACCCAGGTGCAGCTCACCGACTGGGCGCAGAGCGCGATCACCTGGGCCGACGCGCAGGCCGCGACGATCGCCTCCGGAGCGCTCGCGGTGGGCTCGCAGGTCGCCGAGGTCGTCGCGGGCACTCTGCTCACCCTCTTCTCGTTGATCTTCCTGCTGCTGGACGGGCGGCGGATCTGGTCGTGGTTCCTCCGCCTGCTGCCGCTGCCGGCCCGGGCGCCGCTGCTCACGGGGGCGGCTGCCGGATTCGAGGCGCTCACGCAGTTCGTGCGGGCGCAGCTCGGAGTGGCGGCGATCAACGCCACAGGCATCGGCATCGGGGCACTCGCGCTGCAGCTCCCGCTGGTCGTGCCGATCATGGTCACCGTGTTCCTGGGCTCCTTCGTGCCGTTCCTCGGCGCGATCGTCACCGGGGCGCTCGCGGCGCTGATCGCCCTGCTGTTCATCGGGCCGGTGGCGGCGCTGATCATGGTGGGCGTGGTGATCGTCGTGCACCTGCTCGAGGGGCACGTGCTGCAGCCGCTGATCCTCGGGTCGGCGGTGAAGGTGCATCCGCTCGCCGTCGTGCTGGGCGTGGCGATCGGCCTCGAGGTCGCGGGCCTGGCCGGAGCGCTGTTCGCGGTGCCCGTGATCGCCACGGTCAACTCCGGAGTCACGGCGATGCGGGACCGCTCGGCCGCCCTGCACGACCGGACCGACGCGTGA
- a CDS encoding methyltransferase domain-containing protein, which yields MSAHPLDPSEVPGSRVLPALACPVCGAALAPDALPRPSLLRCPNGHSADVARQGYVSLLRGRHATSGDTAAMVQAREELLGSGHYRPIQDAVAAAVPADARLVVDLGCGTGAYLVAVLDAHPEAAGLGLDLSAPAARRAARAHPRAAIATADLWQPLPLADGCADALLTVFAPRNAPEMLRVLRSGGTAVVVTPRERHLHEIRPVFGMLGIDAGKAERLDEQLAGFALTERRELDYAVAMTPAELRAEVLMGPSAHHVDAGALVAVLAEREGTTDVTVAVTVSVFSRA from the coding sequence GTGAGCGCGCACCCCCTCGATCCGTCGGAGGTGCCCGGATCGAGGGTGCTGCCGGCGCTCGCCTGCCCCGTCTGCGGCGCCGCACTCGCTCCGGACGCGCTGCCGCGGCCCTCGCTCCTGCGCTGCCCGAACGGGCACAGCGCCGACGTCGCGAGGCAGGGCTACGTGTCGCTGCTGCGCGGGCGGCACGCGACCTCCGGCGACACCGCGGCGATGGTGCAGGCGCGCGAGGAGCTGCTCGGCTCGGGGCACTACCGCCCGATCCAGGACGCGGTCGCCGCGGCGGTGCCCGCGGACGCCCGGCTCGTCGTCGACCTGGGCTGCGGCACGGGCGCGTACCTCGTGGCGGTGCTCGACGCGCATCCGGAGGCCGCGGGTCTCGGACTCGACCTCTCGGCCCCGGCCGCTCGGCGCGCCGCCCGCGCGCACCCCCGTGCCGCGATCGCGACGGCCGACCTCTGGCAGCCGCTGCCGCTGGCCGACGGCTGCGCCGACGCGCTGCTGACCGTGTTCGCGCCGCGGAACGCCCCCGAAATGCTGCGCGTGCTGCGGTCCGGAGGGACCGCCGTCGTCGTGACGCCGCGCGAGCGGCACCTGCACGAGATCCGCCCGGTCTTCGGCATGCTCGGGATCGACGCGGGCAAGGCGGAGCGCCTCGACGAGCAGCTCGCCGGCTTCGCGCTGACCGAGCGGCGGGAGCTCGACTACGCGGTCGCGATGACGCCCGCGGAGCTGCGCGCGGAGGTGCTGATGGGTCCCAGCGCGCACCACGTCGACGCCGGGGCGCTGGTCGCGGTCCTGGCGGAGCGCGAGGGGACGACCGACGTGACCGTCGCAGTGACGGTGTCGGTGTTCAGCCGCGCCTGA
- a CDS encoding recombinase family protein: protein MDELTRRVVRGEHRRVAARPDRPRGRLLFTALAMIAEFEGDVIRARTRESY from the coding sequence ATGGACGAGCTGACGCGCAGGGTAGTGCGGGGTGAACATCGGCGGGTCGCTGCGCGACCCGACCGACCGAGGGGCAGGCTGCTGTTCACTGCGCTCGCGATGATCGCGGAGTTCGAGGGCGACGTGATCCGGGCGCGCACGCGGGAGTCGTACTGA